In a genomic window of Cryptococcus deuterogattii R265 chromosome 12, complete sequence:
- a CDS encoding uracil transporter FurD translates to MTVTQTIRNRLTRPSAWVLPKEESCIAPEEVWSNKDMDPAPLEHRRWTSWTFFAYWISDLITPGGWATSSSFVEMGLTWWESCLAMYVGGFLVAIVITANGIIGAKLHTPFAITSRSVYGYWGSKFVVFSRMACACFWLSINSWSGGVFISLMIKAIWPQYANLKNTIPASQGATSADFLSFFLFWLLQFPFIFIHPSKLKWVFNAKAFLVVIVAVGTMIWALVKAGSHAGEALGSPANRAAGGIPRFKAFMYAVTASQSTWATLSVNIGDFSRYCKKPSASYIQLLVFPILYAGLSFFASITASCASYVYGSENSYYQPYDIVALWNTSAGGRCAMFLASFVWALCNVTTNITANSISAANDMTSLAPKYINIQRGQLIAVTIGVWGFVPWKVLATASNFLTFMASYSIVLAPIAVIMVTDFFLVKKQKVDIYELYKPHGIYRFSKGWNWRAYIALAVAVAPNLPGMVNAINSSIDIGNIKYVYMVSNIIGNTIALTVYLVLNYVFPATESHVSVPIHDLINPEEDYGAAYGIYQSTLKNGEKDVETDAEVKSALV, encoded by the exons ATGACCGTCACGCAAACCATTAGAAATCGTCTCACACGCCCTTCAGCATGGGTTTTGCCCAAGGAAGAATCCTGTATCGCTCCCGAGGAAGTATGGAGTAACAAGG ATATGGATCCTGCACCCTTGGAGCATCGTCGATGGACATCTTGGACCTTCTTCGCCTACTGGATTTCCGATTTGATCACACCTGGTGGATGGGCTACATCAAGTTCATTTGTTGAGATGGGATTGACTTGGTGGGAGAGTTGTCTTGCGATGTATGTTGGTGGATTTCTGGTTGCGATCGTCATCACTG CCAATGGTATCATTGGTGCCAAG CTCCACACGCCATTCGCTATCACTTCTCGATCGGTCTATGGCTACTGGGGTTCCAAGttcgtcgtcttctcccGAATGGCTTGTGCTTGTTTCTGGCTCAGTATCAACTCTTGGTC AGGCGGAGTGTTTATCAGCCTCATGATCAAAGCTATATGGCCTCAATATGCGAACCTCAAGAACACCATCCCCGCCAGCCAAGGTGCTACTTCTGCTGACTTCCTGTCTTTCTTCTTATTCTG GTTGCTTCAgttccccttcatcttcatccacccATCGAAACTCAAATGGGTTTTCAACGCCAAAGCATTCCTGGTTGTTATCGTTGCTGTTGGCACTATGATTTGG GCTCTTGTCAAAGCTGGTTCTCACGCGGGAGAAGCTTTGGGTTCTCCTGCTAACCGTGCTGCAGGCGGTATCCCAAGGTTTAAGGCATTCATGTACGCTGTCACCGCTTCACAGTCCACTTGGGCTACTCTCA GTGTCAATATCGGTGATTTTTCTCGATACTGCAAGAAGCCTTCCGCCTCCTACATCCAGcttctcgtcttccctATCCTCTACGCTGGCTTGAGTTTCTTCGCTTCCATCACCGCCTCGTGCGCGAGCTACGTTTATGGCTCTGAAAACTCCTACTATCAGCCCTACGACATTGTC GCCCTTTGGAACACCTCTGCTGGAGGTCGATGTGCCATGTTCCTCGCCTCCTTCGTCTGGGCTCTCTGTAACGTTACCACCAACATCACCGCCAACTCCATTTCCGCCGCCAATGACATGACCTCTCTCGCTCCCAAGTACATAAACATCCAGCGCGGCCAACTCATCGCTGTTACCATTGGTGTCTGGGGTTTCGTCCCTTGGAAGGTCCTTGCCACCGCTTCCAACTTCCTTACTTTCATGGCTTCCTACTCCATTGTGCTTGCTCCCATCGCCGTCATTATGGTCACAgatttcttcctcgtcaaaaagcaaaaggttGACATCTATGAACTTTACAAGCCGCATGGTATCTATCGGTTCTCAAAGGGATGGAATTGGAGGGCGTACATCGCGTTGGCTGTTGCTGTGGCGCCCAACTTGCCTGGTATGGTCAATGCGATCAACTCTAGCATCGATATCGGGAACATCAAATATGTTTACATGGTCTCCAACATTATCGGTAACACAA TTGCTCTCACCGTCTATCTCGTCTTGAATTACGTCTTCCCCGCGACCGAGTCTCACGTCAGTGTGCCTATCCATGACCTTATTAATCCCGAAGAAGATTATGGCGCGGCATACGGTATTTACCAATCTACTCTTAAGAATGGCGAGAAGGACGTGGAAACCGATGCCGAGGTCAAATCAGCATTAGTTTAG
- a CDS encoding taurine catabolism dioxygenase TauD: MASTLTQTIDSLTQKVGTLGVRGSTQPIPRNHSLDKWKSFEVTPFIGQEFGSDIQLSQIVNAPNADELIKDLAVLISQRGVVFFRAQDINVDDQKTLGKRLGELSGKPGDSTLHIHPTTEISSSKGDQISIITSERQSRNIGDPSRLASQLWHSDITFEPVPSDYAILKIHTAPPSGGDTIWASAYEAYSRLSPDFAKFLEGKEAFHEATFFSKAAEQYGIELRTGQRGSPLNEGPSLSAIHPVIRVNPVTGWKGLFVNHGFTRRILGVTKDESDFILDYLFKVTQNNHDLQVRFKWGVNYPTGIADVAIWDNRSTSHSATYDYEKQLRVGDRVVSIGERPYFDPLATTRRETLGLALPTEGALGEVYRAQVAK, encoded by the exons ATGGCCTCTACTCTCACTCAAACCATCGACAGCTTGACACAAAAGGTCGGCACCCTAGGAGTCCGGGGCAGCACACAGCCTATCCCTCGAAACCACTCGCTTGACAAGTGGAAGTCGTTTGAAGTCACACCATTTATCGGTCAGGAATTTGGCAGCGACATCCAGCTCTCTCAGATCGTCAACGCTCCCAACGCCGATGAGTTGATCAAAGATCTCGCCGTGCTTA TTTCCCAAAGAGGCgttgtcttcttccgtgCTCAGGACATCAACGTTGACGATCAAAAGACTCTTGGCAAGAGGCTTGGTGAGCTCTCTGGCAAACCTGGGGACTCCACCCTGCATATCCACCCTACTACAGAAATTAGCTCGTCCAAGGGTGACCAAATCTCAAT TATCACGAGTGAGCGACAAAGCCGAAACATCGGTGATCCTTCGCGTCTCGCTAGTCAGCTTTGGCACTCTGATATCACGTTTGAGCCGGTTCCCAGCGACTACGCTATCCTCAAG ATACACACTGCACCTCCTTCTGGAGGCGACACAATCTGGGCCTCTGCCTACGAAGCCTACTCCCGTCTTTCTCCAGATTTCGCAAAATTCCtcgaaggcaaggaagccTTCCACGAAGCCACATTCTTTAGTAAGGCCGCTGAGCAGTATGGCATCGAACTTCGAACTGGCCAGCGAGGTTCACCTCTTAACGAAGGCCCTTCTTTGTCTGCCATCCACCCTGTCATTCGTGTTA ACCCTGTGACTGGCTGGAAAGGACTTTTTGTTAACCATGGCTTTACAAGGCGTATCTTGGGCGTTACCAAGGACGAATCTGATTTCATTCTGGATTATCTCTTT AAAGTAACCCAGAACAACCACGATCTCCAAGTTCGGTTCAAATGGGGCGTCAACTATCCTACAGGCATCGCCGACGTTGCTATTTGGGATAATCGCTCTACTTCGCATAGC GCCACCTACGACTACGAAAAACAACTCCGAGTTGGCGACCGCGTCGTTTCGATCGGCGAGAGGCCTTACTTTGACCCTTTGGCTACTACAAGGCGTGAAACTTTGGGCCTTGCTTTGCCTACTGAGGGGGCGCTCGGTGAAGTGTACAGGGCTCAGGTTGCCAAGTAG
- a CDS encoding Ser/Thr protein phosphatase, which yields MMSKLAVLAAVLGLVGSTAQQITLGPTAYTAPGAFPTSFFSEYYNDPTQTVSQVQPKISDSVLNKTYPPELTDPDTIPTNDTADPLYYPPTRLHGSAASNLYQNVTDQIKNIVAGDTPSNCSKCINALTVASSLAKGAPELVPHLLVSLCNYYGFASEAGCNVYTANAQGPFYAQVLAYADVSGYDGQYLCQNFITKSECKRPPLPTFNSSDFWTKPKPTNAKPPVPKGTDRIKVLHMSDFHIDPRYATGSEGNCTSGLCCRRGNPVESLNSNYTVSVPAPRYGYFLCDTPWALGAAAVEAIPVLTGTDENDAFNMTIFTGDMVSHDPYYELSRDYIEYTETTLYNLWKHTLNPTSPLYAAIGNHDSYQQAFDPPSSLPGKLRKQSSWNYDHLAGLWESEGWIDGEVAQKVKTHYGAYSIQHATNLKIITINTDLWYRANIFAYINSTHPDNFGFLKFLAEELQEAEDNNSRAYIVGHVLSGYDGTNPLPGPTDIFYQIIDRYSHVIAGLFWGHTHEDQHMIYYANNGTKMSAETAQNVGWIGPSITPLTDLNSGFRLYEVDAETWDILDAHTWYSNISTYSSLDGQLEVGPSYVYEYNTRQAYGGNISWPDNAPLNATWWHLVSEEMENDGGALVQLYNAHQGKMSTLSPNCTSTQCIEAKVCYLRSGSGPLALDNCPTGYGSVQ from the exons ATGATGTCGAAACTCGCTGTCTTGGCCGCTGTCCTGGGCCTTGTTGGGTCCACTGCCCAACAGATCACGTTGGGTCCGACGGCATACACAGCTCCAG GTGCCTTCCCaacaagcttcttctcggaGTATTACAATGACCCTACCCAGACCGTGTCTCAAGTGCAGCCCAAGATTTCGGACAGTGTCCTC AACAAAACGTATCCGCCCGAGCTTACAGATCCCGACACTATCCCTACGAACGACACTGCAGACCCTCTGTACTACCCACCCACCAGACTGCATGGTTCCGCTGCCTCTAATTTGTATCAGAATGTAACTGATCAAATCAAAAACATTGTCGCCGGCGACACTCCTTCAAACTGTTCCAAGTGTATCAATGCCCTTACTGTTGCAAGCTCTCTTGCCAAAGGAGCCCCAGAA CTCGTACCCCATCTTTTAGTGTCGCTCTGTAACTACTACGGGTTTGCTTCCGAGGCGGGATGTAATGTATATACCGCAAACGCTCAAGGACCCTTTTACGCTCAAGTTCTTGCGTACGCTGACGTGTCAGGTTACGATGGTCAGTATTTGTGTCAAAATTTCATCACCAAAAGCGAATGTAAAAGACCCCCTCT TCCAACCTTCAATTCGAGTGATTTCTGGACAAAACCAAAGCCTACTAACGCGAAGCCCCCTGTTCCCAAAGGGACAGATCGAATCAAGGTCTTG CATATGTCGGACTTCCATATTGATCCTCGATATGCTACAGGATCCGA GGGTAACTGCACCTCCGGTCTTTGCTGTCGTCGAGGCAACCCGGTAGAATCCCTCAACTCAAACTATACCGTTTCCGTCCCCGCCCCTCGGTACGGTTACTTCCTATGCGATACACCTTGGGCTCTCGGTGCAGCTGCAGTTGAAGCAATCCCGGTGTTGACGGGAacagatgaaaatgatgcATTCAATATGACAATCTTCACGGGAGACATGGTGTCTCATGACCCTTATTACGAGTTGAGCAGGGATTACATCGAGTATACGGAGACGA CTCTGTACAACCTCTGGAAACACACTCTTAACCCGACCTCTCCTTTGTACGCCGCTATCGGTAACCACGACTCTTATCAACAGGCCTTCGAccccccctcttcccttcccgGTAAACTTAGGAAACAATCGAGTTGGAACTATGATCATCTTGCAGGATTGTGGGAAAGCGAGGGATGGATTGATGGGGAAGTTGCTCAAAAGGTTAAGAC CCACTATGGCGCTTACTCTATTCAACATGCGACAAACCTCAAGATCATTACCATCAACACCGATCTCTGGTACCGCGCCAACATCTTTGCTTACATCAACTCTACTCATCCTGATAACTTTGGCTTCCTCAAATTTTTAGCCGAAGAACTGCAAGAAGCCGAAGACAACAACTCGCGGGCATACATTGTCGGACACGTTCTTAGTGGGTATGATGGCACAAATCCTCTTCCCGGGCCTACCGATATCTTCTATCAGATCATTGATAGGTACTCGCATGTGATTGCTGGTCTCTTCTGGGGACATACACATGAGGATCAACATATGATCTATTACGCGAACAATGGGACGAAGATGTCTGCTGAGACGGCGCAGAACGTCGGATGGATCGGACCTTCCATCACCCCTCTAACCGATC TCAATTCTGGCTTCCGTCTATATGAGGTGGACGCTGAAACCTGGGACATCCTAGACGCTCATAC CTGGTATTCAAACATCTCGACATACTCCTCGCTCGACGGTCAGCTCGAAGTCGGTCCTTCCTATGTTTACGAATACAACACGCGTCAAGCCTACGGCGGCAATATATCCTGGCCTGATAACGCGCCTCTCAACGCTACCTGGTGGCACCTCGTCtctgaggagatggagaatgaTGGTGGGGCGCTTGTACAGCTTTATAATGCTCATCAGGGAAAGATGTCTACTTTGAGTCCGAACTGTACGAGTACACAGTGTATTGAGGCCAAGGTCTGTTACTTAAGG AGCGGATCGGGacctcttgctcttgataACTGTCCAACTGGCTACGGAAGCGTTCAGtag